In one Chitinophaga sancti genomic region, the following are encoded:
- a CDS encoding AAA family ATPase, giving the protein MRKAFVFGKFMPFHKGHEAMIHFALTKCDFLSVLICVSDKETMPAVLRKSWLDETFKHEQRVEILTYHYDENILPATSVSSASVSEVWAAVFKELFPGYSIVVTSEPYGDLVAGYMGIHHIAFDPERKIVPVSATMVRNHLAAAWPYLPDSVQATMVKKVVILGTESTGKTTLTGKLAKYFHAAAVMEAGRDIVEDSNDFSMDDLYAIATAHAHKIQTTDAPLLIIDTDIHITISYGEYAFGLTIQPEENIFTINKADLYLYLDNDVPYVQDGTRMDEAARNELDLSHRNVLEKYGVNYTVISGNWEERFEQAAGLINRLVNLRSQGANFSSVTHS; this is encoded by the coding sequence ATGCGTAAAGCATTTGTATTTGGAAAATTTATGCCTTTTCACAAAGGCCATGAGGCAATGATCCATTTTGCCCTCACGAAATGTGATTTCCTCTCGGTATTGATTTGTGTGAGTGATAAAGAAACCATGCCAGCAGTATTGAGAAAATCGTGGCTGGATGAAACCTTCAAACATGAACAGCGGGTAGAGATCCTGACTTATCATTATGATGAGAATATCCTGCCTGCTACCTCTGTCTCCTCTGCCAGTGTATCTGAAGTATGGGCAGCTGTATTCAAAGAATTATTTCCCGGTTATAGTATCGTGGTAACCTCAGAACCTTATGGTGACCTGGTGGCGGGCTACATGGGAATTCATCATATCGCTTTTGATCCTGAAAGAAAGATCGTTCCGGTATCCGCTACGATGGTAAGGAATCACCTGGCAGCGGCATGGCCTTACCTGCCGGATAGTGTGCAAGCTACGATGGTAAAAAAGGTCGTAATCTTAGGTACAGAATCTACCGGTAAAACAACCCTCACGGGCAAACTGGCAAAGTACTTCCACGCAGCAGCAGTCATGGAAGCAGGTCGTGATATAGTAGAAGACTCCAACGATTTCAGTATGGATGATCTGTATGCCATCGCTACAGCACATGCCCACAAGATACAGACCACTGATGCACCTTTGCTGATCATAGATACAGATATTCATATCACCATCTCTTATGGTGAATATGCTTTCGGACTTACGATACAACCGGAAGAAAACATATTTACCATCAATAAAGCAGATCTTTATTTGTACCTGGACAATGATGTACCCTATGTTCAGGATGGAACCCGTATGGATGAAGCAGCAAGAAATGAACTGGACCTTTCACACAGAAATGTGCTGGAGAAATATGGTGTTAACTACACAGTTATCAGTGGTAATTGGGAAGAGCGGTTTGAACAGGCTGCAGGGTTAATAAATCGCCTTGTAAACTTACGTTCACAAGGCGCAAACTTTTCAAGCGTCACACACAGTTAA
- a CDS encoding AAA domain-containing protein, with protein MDYFKKLLDLLKIEREEDRQSYILLAEKSSVSERRANGLSWYPIAIRGTEMSRGDYLTVEVERTTHQDIPHQLRFGVTAVLFSNHDPKKDNIEGTVSYQSGNRLKITLRTDELPEWANDGKLGIDLSFDTNSYEEMTNALKQASGAEKNQLVQILTGGKAPTFNNELPRYTHPRLNASQQEAVNRILAANELAIVHGPPGTGKTTTLVQAIKALYAQDRKQILVVAPSNTAVDLLSEKLSDEGMNVLRVGNPARVSEKLMSLTLDSKMAEHNSMKEVKRLRKQASEFRDMAHKYKRNFGKAEREQRKALFDEARNIMKAVENTESYIAEDLINKAQVITATLVGANHYTVKQLKYHTVVIDEAGQALEPACWIPILKAEKVVLAGDHCQLSPTIKSDEAARKGLAHTLLEKCTSLHPEAVVLLEEQYRMHATIMGYSSSIFYQDKLKAHASVAAHLLFSADSPLAFVDTAGCGFDEQTEGTSTTNPEEAAFLFKHLSQFVDTLHTHYKPADFPSIAIISPYKQQIQLLKEQLQHSPDLQPFGDRITVNTIDSFQGQERDIVYISMTRSNSDNKIGFLSDIRRMNVAMTRARKKLVVIGDSATLSQLPFYADFIAYAEGKDAYQSAWEYMA; from the coding sequence ATGGATTATTTTAAAAAGTTACTGGACCTGCTGAAGATTGAAAGAGAAGAAGATCGCCAGTCATATATTTTATTAGCAGAAAAGTCATCTGTATCAGAACGTCGTGCCAACGGGCTTAGCTGGTATCCTATTGCCATCAGGGGAACGGAAATGAGCCGCGGCGACTACCTGACTGTCGAAGTAGAGCGCACCACCCACCAGGATATTCCCCATCAACTGCGGTTTGGGGTGACTGCCGTACTGTTTTCCAACCACGATCCGAAGAAAGATAATATAGAGGGTACCGTTTCTTACCAGAGCGGCAATCGCCTGAAAATCACCTTACGCACCGACGAGCTCCCTGAATGGGCTAATGACGGCAAATTAGGCATTGACCTGTCATTTGATACCAATAGCTACGAAGAGATGACAAATGCCTTAAAACAGGCATCAGGAGCTGAAAAAAATCAGTTGGTACAAATCCTCACCGGCGGGAAAGCGCCTACCTTTAATAATGAACTGCCACGCTATACCCATCCCAGGCTCAATGCTTCCCAGCAGGAGGCGGTAAACCGGATTCTGGCAGCCAATGAACTAGCTATTGTGCATGGCCCTCCGGGCACCGGTAAAACCACGACCCTTGTTCAGGCCATCAAGGCCCTGTATGCGCAGGATCGTAAACAGATCCTGGTGGTAGCACCCAGTAATACCGCGGTGGACCTGCTGAGCGAAAAACTCAGTGATGAAGGAATGAATGTATTACGTGTAGGCAACCCTGCCAGGGTATCTGAAAAACTGATGTCGCTCACCCTTGATAGCAAAATGGCTGAACATAACAGCATGAAAGAGGTAAAGCGCCTGCGCAAACAGGCCAGCGAGTTCAGAGACATGGCCCATAAGTATAAGCGGAATTTTGGTAAGGCAGAACGCGAACAGCGCAAAGCCCTCTTTGATGAAGCACGCAATATTATGAAAGCCGTGGAAAACACCGAGTCTTATATTGCTGAAGACCTGATTAATAAAGCACAGGTGATCACGGCTACCTTAGTAGGTGCGAACCACTACACCGTGAAACAACTGAAATACCACACCGTAGTGATAGATGAAGCCGGACAGGCACTGGAACCAGCCTGCTGGATTCCCATCCTGAAAGCGGAGAAAGTGGTGCTGGCAGGTGATCATTGCCAGCTCTCCCCTACCATTAAATCTGACGAAGCAGCCCGTAAGGGTCTTGCACATACCTTACTGGAGAAATGCACTTCGCTGCATCCGGAAGCTGTCGTATTGCTGGAAGAACAATATCGTATGCATGCGACTATTATGGGTTATTCCTCTTCCATTTTTTACCAGGATAAACTGAAGGCACATGCCTCTGTGGCTGCTCACCTGCTTTTTTCTGCAGATAGCCCCCTGGCCTTTGTGGATACCGCGGGTTGCGGCTTCGATGAACAGACGGAAGGCACCAGTACTACGAACCCGGAAGAAGCGGCGTTCCTATTTAAACATCTCTCCCAGTTCGTAGATACCCTGCACACACATTACAAACCTGCGGATTTCCCCAGTATTGCGATTATCTCTCCTTATAAGCAACAAATACAATTATTAAAAGAGCAATTACAGCATTCACCGGATCTACAGCCTTTCGGCGACAGGATCACGGTGAATACAATCGATAGCTTCCAGGGCCAGGAAAGGGATATTGTGTATATCAGTATGACACGAAGTAATAGTGATAACAAGATCGGTTTCCTCTCTGACATCAGGCGTATGAATGTGGCCATGACAAGGGCCAGGAAGAAGCTGGTGGTGATCGGGGATAGCGCTACGCTCTCCCAGCTGCCGTTCTATGCTGACTTCATTGCCTATGCAGAAGGCAAAGATGCTTACCAGAGTGCCTGGGAATATATGGCATAA
- a CDS encoding VOC family protein: MILTNKAFSGFSVNDIKKAKSFYQDKLGIEVTDGPMGVMELHINKDSRILVYPKPTHSPASYTVLNFPVDNIDQAVDELSSKGIRFIQYGGEIKTDEKGIFRGGGPLIAWFEDPAGNILSVIESPERGM, translated from the coding sequence ATGATACTAACCAATAAAGCTTTCAGCGGATTTTCAGTAAATGATATTAAAAAAGCAAAGTCCTTCTACCAGGATAAACTGGGCATAGAAGTGACTGATGGCCCTATGGGTGTTATGGAGCTGCATATAAACAAGGATTCAAGGATATTAGTGTATCCGAAGCCTACCCACTCTCCTGCTTCGTATACCGTATTAAATTTCCCGGTAGATAATATTGATCAGGCAGTAGATGAGCTGAGCAGTAAAGGCATCCGGTTTATACAATATGGCGGTGAAATCAAGACAGATGAAAAGGGCATTTTCAGAGGCGGCGGGCCATTGATTGCCTGGTTTGAGGATCCGGCAGGAAATATTCTGTCAGTGATCGAATCACCTGAGCGCGGTATGTAA
- a CDS encoding DUF6348 family protein — protein sequence METNVLVPTLASYLANAIQSFDFELPLTPGIEAVNDTVQIPEIELEIVCDVLGVQEHGNEVKVYHLAFMIRLRGDNIMYEEMAAIGTNPEESMSQGAYTFFRGFLTGFLQCLLGYYEPVYELRSPTGDEFHLNYSHLQAQGAFMEDMAELHDNTFPDILYPAIKEVFEREITEPGHDYKDFYWIKIYLSRQPSGTFIGECRFDNNIWDYALNELIEYDYKLWKKTDRFLGKKQFIFIRRCLK from the coding sequence ATGGAAACTAATGTACTTGTACCCACGCTGGCAAGCTACCTGGCGAATGCTATTCAATCGTTTGATTTTGAACTACCCCTTACTCCTGGTATCGAAGCAGTAAATGATACTGTTCAGATACCGGAGATCGAGCTTGAAATTGTTTGTGATGTGCTAGGCGTACAAGAACATGGTAATGAAGTGAAAGTATATCACCTGGCTTTTATGATCCGCCTCAGGGGAGACAATATCATGTATGAAGAAATGGCTGCTATTGGCACTAACCCCGAAGAATCTATGTCGCAGGGTGCTTACACCTTTTTCAGGGGATTTCTCACGGGCTTCCTCCAATGTTTGTTGGGGTATTATGAACCTGTGTATGAGCTCCGGAGCCCTACAGGTGATGAATTCCATCTCAACTACAGTCACCTGCAGGCACAGGGTGCATTTATGGAAGATATGGCAGAACTCCATGACAACACTTTCCCCGACATCCTGTATCCGGCTATCAAAGAAGTCTTTGAAAGGGAGATCACCGAACCCGGCCATGATTACAAAGATTTCTACTGGATCAAAATTTACCTGAGCAGGCAACCAAGTGGTACCTTTATCGGGGAATGCCGCTTCGATAATAACATCTGGGATTACGCACTTAATGAACTCATTGAGTATGACTACAAGCTTTGGAAAAAAACAGATCGTTTCCTGGGCAAAAAGCAATTCATTTTTATCCGCAGATGCCTTAAATAA
- a CDS encoding DNA-formamidopyrimidine glycosylase family protein, with translation MPEIPDLEVFSMNLTKLLKGKVVKKLEVPFPKKLKTPIATLKKQIEKKQLTEIYREGKQLRLAFGKDIRLGWHLMLHGEPALFEGNKYPKWTIIALQFTDGTGLAMTDFQGQAMVTLNPEESEVPDAMSKQVNTKYLQTVLSNSKKKIKDVLMNQDLIRGLGNAYTDEILYEARISPFSVADKIPAARVKVLASSIKKVLKDGMKQILKHDKDLISGEYRDFMKVHHARKEKSPGGASIQSHKVGSRKTYYTDEQELF, from the coding sequence ATGCCCGAAATTCCAGACCTTGAAGTGTTCAGTATGAACCTCACTAAATTACTGAAAGGGAAAGTGGTAAAAAAACTGGAAGTACCCTTTCCTAAAAAGCTCAAAACGCCCATAGCCACACTAAAGAAACAAATTGAGAAAAAGCAGCTCACGGAAATATATAGGGAAGGGAAACAATTACGACTTGCATTTGGCAAGGATATAAGGTTAGGCTGGCATTTAATGCTGCATGGAGAACCTGCATTGTTTGAAGGAAACAAATATCCTAAATGGACGATCATCGCCCTGCAGTTTACAGATGGTACCGGATTGGCGATGACTGACTTCCAGGGTCAGGCCATGGTGACACTAAATCCGGAAGAAAGTGAGGTACCTGATGCCATGTCGAAACAAGTAAATACAAAATACCTGCAGACAGTGTTAAGCAATTCGAAAAAGAAAATAAAAGATGTGCTGATGAACCAGGACCTGATTCGCGGCCTGGGAAATGCCTACACAGATGAGATCCTCTATGAGGCCCGTATTTCACCGTTCTCTGTTGCTGACAAGATCCCGGCTGCCCGGGTGAAAGTACTTGCCAGTAGTATTAAAAAAGTATTGAAGGATGGTATGAAGCAAATCCTCAAACATGATAAGGACCTGATTAGCGGAGAATACAGAGACTTCATGAAAGTGCACCATGCGAGAAAAGAGAAGAGCCCCGGAGGGGCTTCTATTCAATCGCATAAAGTAGGCTCACGTAAAACTTATTATACAGATGAGCAGGAATTATTTTAA
- a CDS encoding glycosyltransferase — protein MMTRVGNGTRLKIFTWHIHGSYLYYLSQGNYDIYIPVNDERTPGYYGRGRTFPFGSNVIEIPADMVKNYDFDVIMYQSVKNYLVDQYEILTPTQRRLPRVYLEHNTPLKSPFGTRHTVNDRRICLVHVTHYNRLMWDNNRTPVTVIEHGVTDSDIPYTGELDKGITVINHLPQRGRALGWDVFQQVSKQVPVDLAGMGNEAVGGCEVLHPQLPAFRGKYRYFFHPVRHTSLGLAVCEAMMQGLPVIGLATTELVTVIENGVNGWIHTDLDFLVDKMKLLMNDPEQAARMGKAARETALKRFNIERFTADWENLFNAVCANVPGQPFNADTCNANVSGKEKMM, from the coding sequence ATGATGACCCGGGTTGGAAATGGAACCAGATTGAAAATCTTTACATGGCATATTCACGGAAGTTATTTGTATTATCTGTCACAAGGGAACTATGATATATATATCCCTGTAAATGATGAGCGTACGCCCGGTTACTATGGTCGTGGAAGAACATTTCCTTTTGGAAGTAATGTAATTGAAATTCCTGCTGATATGGTGAAGAACTATGACTTTGATGTCATCATGTACCAGTCAGTAAAGAACTATCTCGTAGATCAATACGAAATACTGACACCTACACAGCGCAGGCTACCCAGGGTGTACCTGGAGCACAATACCCCGCTCAAAAGCCCTTTTGGCACCCGCCATACGGTGAATGACCGTCGTATCTGCCTTGTACATGTCACACACTATAATCGCCTGATGTGGGATAATAATCGTACTCCTGTGACCGTGATAGAGCATGGTGTCACTGATTCGGATATCCCTTATACCGGGGAACTGGATAAGGGCATTACCGTTATCAATCACCTCCCGCAGCGGGGCCGTGCACTTGGCTGGGATGTATTCCAGCAGGTAAGTAAACAGGTGCCGGTAGATCTTGCAGGCATGGGCAACGAAGCAGTAGGAGGGTGCGAAGTATTGCATCCGCAGCTGCCTGCTTTCAGAGGTAAGTACCGCTACTTCTTTCACCCGGTACGCCATACCAGCTTAGGACTGGCAGTATGTGAAGCAATGATGCAGGGGTTACCTGTTATTGGCCTGGCTACCACCGAACTGGTGACCGTCATTGAAAATGGCGTGAATGGCTGGATCCACACTGATCTCGACTTCCTGGTAGATAAAATGAAACTGCTGATGAATGATCCGGAACAGGCAGCACGAATGGGTAAGGCAGCCAGGGAGACGGCTCTCAAACGATTTAATATAGAACGCTTTACAGCGGACTGGGAAAATTTATTTAATGCTGTCTGCGCCAATGTACCCGGACAGCCTTTCAATGCAGATACCTGCAATGCGAATGTAAGTGGGAAGGAAAAAATGATGTAG
- a CDS encoding SulP family inorganic anion transporter: MAYLNLFDFKQKVDFKNEILAGLTVAMTMIPESLSFAILAGFSPLTGLYAAFIMGLVTAVLGGRPGMVSGGAGATVVVLIALMQSHGIEYVFAAVMLAGLLQILVGVFRLGKFIKLVPQPVMYGFVNGLAIIIFTAQLQQFKIPGGEWLSGSPLYIMLGLVLLTIAIVFFFPKLTKAVPASLVAIIIVFGLVLGFGIHTRTVKDIAALSGGFPPFHIPAISWTFETLKLIFPYSLVMAGVGLIESLLTLNVVDDITGTKGRSNKECIAQGSANVLNGLFTGMGGCAMIAQTFVNLSAGSRARLSGIVAAITILMVILFGAPVIEKVPMAALVGVMMMVAIGTFEWISIRLINKMPLHDVITGMLVAGITVWLHNLALAVLAGVVISALVFAWESAHKLYVKNYTDARGIKHYEVNGPLFFGAVSTFNASFDIDTDPEEIIIDFKNSRVTDMSAIQALDKLTERYKQSGKKLHLRHLSDDCIAKLTNAEGVIDVNII; this comes from the coding sequence ATGGCTTACCTGAATTTATTTGACTTTAAGCAAAAAGTTGATTTTAAAAACGAAATCCTGGCAGGGCTCACGGTAGCCATGACCATGATTCCGGAATCCCTGTCCTTTGCAATATTAGCAGGTTTCTCACCTTTAACCGGCTTATACGCTGCCTTTATCATGGGTTTGGTAACAGCAGTATTAGGCGGTCGTCCTGGCATGGTATCCGGTGGAGCGGGGGCGACAGTAGTAGTATTGATAGCCCTGATGCAATCGCATGGAATCGAGTATGTATTTGCAGCAGTTATGCTGGCTGGACTTTTACAAATACTGGTCGGTGTGTTTCGCCTGGGGAAATTTATAAAGCTGGTACCGCAACCGGTGATGTATGGATTTGTAAATGGATTGGCGATTATCATTTTCACGGCCCAGTTGCAGCAGTTTAAAATACCCGGTGGAGAATGGTTATCAGGTTCCCCCTTGTATATCATGCTGGGTTTGGTATTATTAACGATTGCCATCGTGTTCTTCTTTCCTAAGTTAACAAAGGCAGTACCAGCATCACTCGTCGCTATCATCATTGTATTTGGGCTGGTATTGGGTTTTGGTATTCATACAAGGACAGTAAAGGATATTGCTGCACTTAGTGGTGGTTTCCCTCCGTTTCATATTCCGGCTATTTCCTGGACGTTTGAAACATTGAAACTTATTTTCCCTTATTCATTGGTAATGGCAGGTGTAGGTTTGATTGAATCTTTGCTTACATTAAATGTAGTGGATGACATCACAGGTACAAAAGGACGTAGCAATAAAGAATGTATTGCCCAGGGGAGTGCGAATGTGTTAAATGGTTTATTCACCGGTATGGGGGGATGTGCGATGATCGCGCAAACCTTTGTGAACCTTTCAGCCGGGTCCAGGGCCCGTTTATCAGGTATCGTTGCAGCTATCACCATCTTAATGGTGATTCTATTTGGTGCACCGGTCATTGAAAAAGTGCCAATGGCGGCCTTGGTTGGGGTAATGATGATGGTGGCTATCGGTACCTTCGAATGGATCAGTATCCGCCTCATTAATAAAATGCCTCTTCATGATGTCATTACCGGCATGCTCGTAGCCGGCATCACGGTATGGTTGCATAACCTCGCACTGGCCGTATTAGCGGGTGTGGTGATCTCCGCGCTCGTATTTGCCTGGGAGAGCGCGCACAAACTGTATGTAAAAAATTACACGGATGCCCGGGGAATTAAACACTACGAAGTGAATGGACCTTTATTTTTTGGCGCTGTCAGCACCTTTAATGCCAGCTTTGATATAGACACCGATCCGGAGGAAATCATTATTGATTTTAAAAACAGTCGCGTCACCGATATGAGTGCCATCCAGGCATTGGATAAATTGACGGAACGGTACAAACAATCCGGTAAGAAATTGCACCTCCGTCATCTCAGTGATGATTGTATTGCAAAACTCACGAATGCTGAAGGGGTAATCGATGTGAACATTATTTAG
- a CDS encoding serine hydrolase domain-containing protein: MKKIFAFILLPFVVHAQTTIPLKMEAYMRAQTTVANFSGTVLVARKGKIIYSNSFGEADREWHVKNTINSKYRIGSITKQFTAACILHLEEAGKLSLDDKLNKYLPDFPQGDQVTLHMLLNQTTGIVDYTTLPESDLHSDVLDVAPADFIRSFQHQPYLFTPGTQWAYSNSNYFLLGYIIEKVTGQSFVDNLKLITDKAGLKNTGMDRPDTILPYRTHGYWGDYNIPFYTMSGPYAAGGMYATVSDLLAWDQALLGNKVLSATSTKKMTTAYMGNYGYGLFVDSLDTHPRIWHSGGIPGYRSFISWYKDGDFNVIVLSNNESNAPYIAGALAGIMLDMPVVNPYVHKQVAINNAVIDNYVGTYYSKMFIALIRKEGKLYRKGNGIDDIELIPESEKKFYYGDGTDRQIEFVTDAAGKVVKAYLMTGGLKLPLERISD; this comes from the coding sequence ATGAAAAAGATATTTGCATTTATCCTCTTACCCTTTGTGGTCCATGCGCAAACCACGATTCCATTGAAAATGGAGGCATATATGCGTGCGCAGACTACAGTTGCTAATTTTAGTGGCACCGTATTAGTTGCCCGGAAAGGGAAAATCATCTATAGTAATTCCTTTGGAGAAGCAGATAGGGAATGGCATGTGAAAAACACTATAAATAGCAAATATCGCATCGGTTCTATAACCAAGCAGTTCACGGCTGCCTGTATTCTTCACCTGGAAGAAGCGGGTAAACTGAGCCTGGATGACAAGCTCAATAAATATCTCCCCGATTTTCCGCAGGGTGACCAGGTCACTCTTCACATGTTGCTAAACCAGACAACGGGGATCGTGGATTATACAACACTGCCTGAAAGCGATCTTCACTCGGACGTGCTGGATGTGGCGCCGGCAGATTTTATCCGTAGTTTTCAGCATCAACCATATTTATTTACACCGGGTACACAATGGGCATATAGTAATTCCAATTATTTCCTGTTGGGGTATATCATAGAGAAGGTAACGGGTCAGTCTTTTGTGGATAACCTGAAATTAATTACTGATAAAGCAGGGCTGAAGAATACGGGCATGGATCGGCCGGATACGATTTTACCTTATCGTACACATGGTTACTGGGGCGATTACAATATCCCATTCTATACCATGTCAGGTCCGTATGCCGCTGGTGGTATGTATGCTACGGTGAGTGATTTGCTGGCCTGGGATCAGGCATTGCTGGGCAATAAAGTATTGTCGGCAACGAGTACGAAGAAAATGACGACTGCTTACATGGGTAACTATGGTTATGGTTTGTTTGTAGATAGCCTGGATACGCATCCCAGGATCTGGCACAGTGGGGGGATACCTGGGTATCGTTCTTTTATCAGCTGGTATAAGGACGGCGATTTTAATGTGATCGTATTATCAAACAATGAATCCAATGCGCCTTACATAGCGGGTGCGCTGGCAGGTATAATGCTGGATATGCCGGTTGTGAATCCTTATGTGCATAAGCAGGTGGCGATTAATAATGCTGTCATTGATAATTATGTGGGCACTTATTATTCAAAGATGTTTATAGCGCTGATCAGGAAAGAGGGTAAATTATACCGCAAGGGGAATGGGATAGATGATATAGAGCTGATACCTGAATCAGAAAAGAAATTCTATTATGGTGATGGTACAGACAGGCAGATAGAGTTTGTAACGGATGCCGCGGGAAAAGTGGTGAAGGCGTACCTGATGACGGGTGGATTGAAATTGCCGCTGGAAAGAATTTCAGATTAA
- a CDS encoding GDSL-type esterase/lipase family protein, protein MKKAMLLLLICLTGVQVSQAQDKPRFQEDVQTIKHYDQMYAPPANPILFVGSSSIRKWEDLERTFASYEVMNRGIGGAKVNDIIFYLDDIVFPYHPREIVLYVGENDIPDGVPADTVLARTKNLIAGIRAKLPETPITYISIKPSPSRDKYRQTVQESNTLIKEFLKTQHKITWVDVYTPMLTKEGNSRPEIFQSDMLHLNKDGYKIWKKLIQPTLIK, encoded by the coding sequence ATGAAGAAAGCCATGCTGCTGTTGCTGATATGCCTGACCGGGGTACAGGTCAGTCAGGCACAGGACAAGCCACGTTTCCAGGAGGATGTCCAGACGATTAAACACTATGATCAAATGTACGCCCCTCCTGCAAACCCGATTCTTTTTGTAGGTAGCTCGTCTATCCGTAAATGGGAAGACCTGGAAAGAACCTTTGCATCTTACGAAGTAATGAACAGAGGGATTGGCGGTGCAAAAGTGAATGATATTATTTTTTACCTGGATGATATTGTGTTCCCTTATCACCCAAGAGAAATTGTATTGTATGTAGGTGAAAACGATATTCCCGATGGCGTGCCCGCAGATACCGTACTCGCACGTACGAAAAACCTCATTGCAGGCATCCGTGCAAAACTGCCGGAAACACCCATCACGTATATCTCCATCAAACCAAGCCCTTCCCGCGATAAATACAGGCAAACCGTACAGGAATCAAATACTCTGATTAAAGAATTTCTGAAAACACAGCATAAAATTACATGGGTAGATGTATATACGCCCATGCTGACGAAGGAAGGGAATTCAAGACCGGAGATCTTTCAGAGCGATATGCTACACCTGAATAAGGATGGTTATAAGATCTGGAAGAAATTAATTCAACCGACACTGATTAAGTAA
- the trhA gene encoding PAQR family membrane homeostasis protein TrhA: protein MIVLDSFYNRKQEIMHGVIHAVGILFGLSALPVLTGIAATHGNTPGIVGAGIYSFCFILLFTCSTVYHLAQEPQVKKLFVVLDHISIYFLIAGTYTPFLLVFMNNAFGITLLCILWGLTAIGVVFKSFFTGRFNILSTIIYLIMGWIMIVGGKTFFNYLPIPVIVMIAIGGVLYSIGVYFYLREKGAYTHAVWHSFVLAAAICHYVAVLLSV from the coding sequence ATGATTGTATTAGACTCATTTTACAACCGCAAACAGGAGATCATGCACGGCGTCATTCACGCCGTAGGCATTCTCTTCGGGCTGAGTGCCCTCCCCGTGCTGACCGGTATTGCCGCTACCCATGGCAACACCCCCGGCATTGTAGGTGCCGGCATTTACAGCTTCTGCTTTATCCTTTTATTCACCTGCTCTACCGTATACCACCTGGCCCAGGAGCCGCAAGTCAAAAAGCTCTTCGTGGTACTCGATCATATCAGTATCTATTTCCTTATTGCAGGTACCTATACACCATTCCTGCTGGTGTTTATGAACAATGCCTTCGGCATCACACTGCTTTGCATTCTGTGGGGACTCACCGCTATCGGGGTCGTGTTTAAATCTTTTTTTACAGGGCGCTTCAATATTCTAAGCACCATCATCTACCTGATAATGGGATGGATCATGATCGTAGGCGGTAAAACATTCTTTAACTACCTGCCCATCCCTGTCATCGTCATGATTGCAATAGGTGGTGTCTTATATTCTATTGGCGTATATTTCTATCTCAGGGAAAAAGGCGCTTATACCCACGCCGTATGGCATAGCTTCGTGCTAGCTGCCGCCATTTGTCATTATGTGGCAGTACTACTATCCGTGTAG
- a CDS encoding Lrp/AsnC family transcriptional regulator produces the protein MAKHKLPENIPAQLDDLDFSILSHLQQDGRVSFTVIAEKLNVSIGTIRTRFNRLIEDGTISIIGRVDPDKVGFRSYAHIAVYIRPATFKEQVARHIAQLPEVSFLAMTSGAYDLEVNVMCRDNDHLVQFVNQLSEIEGVYQTNTTIYFKVYKYAQPDLSLLKE, from the coding sequence ATGGCGAAGCATAAACTCCCTGAGAACATCCCGGCCCAACTCGATGACCTCGATTTTTCCATTTTATCGCATTTACAGCAGGACGGCAGGGTATCCTTTACCGTAATTGCCGAAAAGCTGAATGTATCCATCGGCACCATCAGAACCCGGTTTAACCGCCTTATTGAAGACGGTACCATCAGCATCATTGGCAGAGTAGATCCGGACAAAGTAGGTTTCAGGTCCTATGCACACATCGCCGTCTATATCCGCCCCGCTACCTTCAAAGAACAGGTAGCCAGGCACATTGCCCAACTCCCCGAAGTAAGTTTCCTGGCCATGACCTCCGGCGCCTATGACCTGGAAGTAAATGTAATGTGCAGAGACAATGACCATTTAGTACAGTTTGTGAACCAACTGTCTGAAATCGAAGGCGTATACCAAACAAATACCACCATCTACTTCAAGGTGTATAAGTATGCTCAGCCCGATTTAAGCCTCTTAAAGGAATAA